A DNA window from Setaria viridis chromosome 2, Setaria_viridis_v4.0, whole genome shotgun sequence contains the following coding sequences:
- the LOC117843804 gene encoding dirigent protein 1, which yields MAPSLAAAVLLFLLAPMSSPAAVLAADGGTTTHLHLFMHDILTGSNPTAVQVIKGPSAVPGLAFGDTTVIDDALTEDPSSSSAAVGRVQGFYMMTSQSGGAVLTVCANLLLTAGGYNGSTVAVMGRDDIAADVRDLAVVGGTGCSLSFNLSKHLSKAR from the coding sequence ATGGCTCCCTCCCTcgctgccgccgtcctcctcttcctcctcgctccgatgtcgtcgccggcggccgtccTGGCGGCTGACGGCGGCACCACCACGCACCTGCACTTGTTCATGCACGACATCCTGACGGGAAGCAACCCGACGGCGGTGCAGGTGATCAAGggcccctccgccgtcccgggCCTGGCGTTCGGGGACACGACCGTCATCGACGATGCCCTCACCGAGGatccctcgtcctcctccgccgccgtcggccgcgtGCAGGGCTTCTACATGATGACGTCGCAGTCGGGGGGCGCCGTGCTGACGGTGTGCGCCAACCTGCTGCTGACGGCGGGGGGCTACAACGGCAGCACCGTCGCGGTGATGGGCCGCGACGACATCGCGGCGGACGTGAGGGatctcgccgtcgtcggcggcaCGGGGTGCTCGCTTTCGTTCAACCTGTCAAAACATCTGTCAAAAGCACGATGA
- the LOC117843801 gene encoding dirigent protein 1 has product MAAKAVLLLLLLSVLLAAEAADDGTTTHLSFFMHDIVSGSNPTAVKVIKGPGSTTAPALGMAFGDTTVVDDALTEASSPSSAAVGRMQGIYMLSSQSGAALMVCANLLLTSGDHNGSTIAVLGRDDTDADVRELAVVGGTGKFRMASGYVLWKTSSMSGADATVKLDVYLTTGGGNGTIDADAPASPVGGGGGSPSGSSGTKASSGGARTTGGGWVVAAVVVAVVGSWVW; this is encoded by the coding sequence ATGGCTGCCAaggccgtcctcctcctcctcctcctctccgtgTTGTTGGCGGCAGAGGCGGCCGACGACGGCACGACGACGCACctgagcttcttcatgcacgACATCGTGTCGGGCAGCAACCCGACGGCGGTGAAGGTGATCAAGGGCCCCGGGTCGACGACGGCCCCTGCGCTGGGCATGGCCTTCGGCGACACCACCGTGGTGGACGACGCGCTGACCgaggcctcgtcgccgtcgtcggccgcgGTGGGGCGGATGCAGGGCATCTACATGCTGTCATCGCAGTCGGGCGCGGCGCTGATGGTGTGCGCCAACCTGCTGCTCACCTCGGGGGACCACAACGGCAGCACCATCGCCGTGCTGGGGCGGGACGACACGGACGCCGACGTCAGGGAGCTCGCCGTCGTGGGAGGCACGGGAAAGTTCAGGATGGCCAGCGGGTACGTGCTCTGGAAGACGTCCAGCATGAGCGGCGCCGACGCCACCGTCAAGCTCGACGTGTACCTCACCAcgggcggcggcaacggcaccATCGACGCCGACGCGCCCGCCTcgcccgtcggcggcggcggcggctccccgtCCGGGTCGTCGGGGACGAAGGCGAGCTCGGGTGGTGCGAGGACGACCGGCGGCGGGtgggtcgtcgccgccgtcgtggtTGCGGTGGTTGGATCCTGGGTTTGGTGA
- the LOC117845708 gene encoding dirigent protein 1 — protein MASHHLITLAAIVLQLQLAVVCPAAAGDGTMHHLHFFMHDNRYTGPRPTAVLIVNGTGAPLMSGGVRFGDTVVMDNVLTEGPSRASRAVGRSQGTYVTASMEEGRPAMLLSMNVVLTDYPGYTGSTVAVMGRNDVTAAVRELAVVGGTGTFRMATGYVLWKTASWKGKNAVLELDVYLRA, from the coding sequence ATGGCATCCCATCACCTCATCACTCTCGCGGCCAttgtgctgcagctgcagctggccGTGGTctgtcccgccgccgccggcgacggaaCCATGCACCACCTTCACTTCTTCATGCACGACAACAGGTACACGGGCCCGCGCCCCACGGCGGTGCTGATCGTGAACGGCACGGGCGCCCCGCTGATGTCCGGCGGCGTGCGGTTCGGCGACACGGTGGTGATGGACAACGTTCTGACGGAGGGCCCGAGCCGCGCGTCCAGGGCCGTGGGCCGCTCGCAGGGCACCTACGTGACGGCGTCCATGGAGGAGGGCCGCCCCGCGATGCTGCTCTCTATGAACGTCGTGCTCACCGACTACCCCGGGTACACCGGCAGCACGGTGGCGGTGATGGGCCGGAACGACGTCACGGCGGCCGTGCgcgagctcgccgtcgtcggcggcaCGGGGACGTTCCGCATGGCCACGGGGTACGTGCTCTGGAAGACGGCAAGCTGGAAAGGAAAGAACGCCGTCCTCGAGCTCGACGTCTACCTGCGCGCCTGA
- the LOC117843803 gene encoding dirigent protein 1: protein MASHHLITLAAIVLQLQLAVVCPAAAGDGTMHHLHFFMHDNRYTGPRPTAVLIVNGTGAPLSAGVRFGDTVVMDDVLTEGPSRASRAVGRSQGTYVMASMEEGRPAVLLSMNVVLTDYPGYTGSTVTVMGRNDVTAAVRELAVVGGTGRFRMATGYVLWKTASWKGKDAVLELDVYLRA from the coding sequence ATGGCATCCCATCACCTCATCACTCTCGCGGCCAttgtgctgcagctgcagctggccGTGGTctgtcccgccgccgccggcgacggaaCCATGCACCACCTTCACTTCTTCATGCACGACAACAGGTACACGGGCCCGCGCCCCACGGCGGTGCTGATCGTGAACGGCACGGGCGCCCCGCTGTCCGCCGGCGTGCGGTTCGGCGACACGGTGGTGATGGACGACGTTCTGACGGAGGGCCCGAGCCGCGCGTCCAGGGCCGTGGGCCGCTCGCAGGGCACCTACGTGATGGCGTCCATGGAGGAGGGCCGCCCCGCGGTGCTGCTCTCCATGAACGTCGTGCTCACCGACTACCCCGGGTACACCGGCAGCACGGTGACGGTGATGGGCCGGAACGACGTCACGGCGGCCGTGCgcgagctcgccgtcgtcggcggcaCGGGGAGGTTCCGCATGGCTACGGGGTACGTGCTCTGGAAGACGGCAAGCTGGAAAGGAAAGGACGCCGTCCTCGAGCTCGACGTCTACCTGCGCGCCTGA
- the LOC117843802 gene encoding dirigent protein 1: protein MAPSLAAAVLLFLLAPMSSPAAVLAADGGTTTHLHLFMHDILTGSNPTAVQVIKGPSAVPGLAFGDTTVIDDALTEDPSSSSAAVGRAQGFYMMTSQSGGAVLTVCANLLLTAGGYNGSTVAVMGRDDIAADVRELAVVGGTGRFRMATGYVLWKTNSMNGPDATVELDVYVTTGGGATIDSSSSSAAVRVGGWVSAVFVAVVVAVVGSYV, encoded by the coding sequence ATGGCTCCCTCCCTcgctgccgccgtcctcctcttcctcctcgctccgatgtcgtcgccggcggccgtccTGGCGGCTGACGGCGGCACCACCACGCACCTGCACTTGTTCATGCACGACATCCTGACGGGAAGCAACCCGACGGCGGTGCAGGTGATCAAGggcccctccgccgtcccgggCCTGGCGTTCGGGGACACGACCGTCATCGACGATGCCCTCACCGAGGatccctcgtcctcctccgccgccgtcggccgcgcgCAGGGCTTCTACATGATGACGTCGCAGTCAGGGGGCGCCGTGCTGACGGTGTGCGCCAACCTGCTGCTGACGGCGGGGGGCTACAACGGCAGCACCGTCGCGGTGATGGGCCGCGACGACATCGCGGCGGACGTGAGggagctcgccgtcgtcggcggcaCGGGGAGGTTCAGGATGGCCACGGGGTACGTGCTGTGGAAGACCAACAGCATGAATGGGCCCGACGCCACCGTCGAGCTCGACGTGTACGTcaccacgggcggcggcgccaccatcgactcctcgtcgtcgtccgccgccgtgcGGGTTGGAGGGTGGGTCAGTGCGGTGTTTGTCGCCGTTGTTGTTGCGGTGGTTGGATCCTACGTTTAG